A region of Arabidopsis thaliana chromosome 5, partial sequence DNA encodes the following proteins:
- a CDS encoding Molybdenum cofactor sulfurase family protein (Molybdenum cofactor sulfurase family protein; FUNCTIONS IN: molybdenum ion binding, Mo-molybdopterin cofactor sulfurase activity, pyridoxal phosphate binding, catalytic activity; INVOLVED IN: biological_process unknown; LOCATED IN: cellular_component unknown; EXPRESSED IN: 22 plant structures; EXPRESSED DURING: 13 growth stages; CONTAINS InterPro DOMAIN/s: Pyruvate kinase, beta-barrel-like (InterPro:IPR011037), MOSC, N-terminal beta barrel (InterPro:IPR005303), Molybdenum cofactor sulfurase, C-terminal (InterPro:IPR005302); BEST Arabidopsis thaliana protein match is: Molybdenum cofactor sulfurase family protein (TAIR:AT1G30910.1); Has 35333 Blast hits to 34131 proteins in 2444 species: Archae - 798; Bacteria - 22429; Metazoa - 974; Fungi - 991; Plants - 531; Viruses - 0; Other Eukaryotes - 9610 (source: NCBI BLink).), producing the protein MEEGLKIQSLVIYPIKSCRGISVPQATVTHTGFQWDRYWLVVNYKGRAYTQRVEPTLALVESELPKEAFLEDWEPTNDSLLVIRAPGMSPLKIPLTRPSSVAEGVSMWEWSGSAFDEGEEAAKWFSDYLGKQSRLVRFNKDTETRPSPPEFAAGYSTTFMDMFPFLVASQGSLDHLNTLLPEPVPINRFRPNILVDNCDPFGEDLWDEIKINDLVFQGVRLCSRCKVMII; encoded by the exons atGGAGGAAGGTCTAAAGATTCAATCTTTGGTCATTTATCCGATCAAATCTTGCCGTGGAATCTCTGTTCCTCAGGCTACCGTTACTCATACTG GTTTTCAGTGGGACCGGTATTGGTTAGTTGTTAACTATAAAGGAAGAGCATACACTCAAAGAGTTGAGCCAACCCTTGCTCTTGTTGAATCGGAGTTGCCTAAGGAAGCCTTCTTGGAAGATTGGGAGCCAACAAATGACTCATTGTTGG TGATAAGAGCTCCTGGTATGAGTCCGTTAAAGATACCGTTGACTAGGCCAAGCTCGGTAGCAGAAGGTGTGTCGATGTGGGAATGGTCTGGCTCTGCTtttgatgaaggagaagaagctgcgAAATGGTTTTCAGATTATCTTGGAAAACAAAGCcgtttggttcggtttaatAAAG ATACTGAAACTAGACCTTCACCTCCTGAGTTTGCAGCGGGTTACTCTACAACATTCATGGATATGTTTCCGTTTTTGGTTGCATCTCAG GGTTCTTTAGACCATTTGAATACCCTTCTGCCAGAACCGGTGCCTATAAACCGTTTTAGACCCAA CATTCTTGTTGATAATTGTGATCCTTTCGGTGAAGATCTTTGGgatgaaatcaaaataaacgATTTAGTCTTCCAAGGAGTTAGGCTATGTAGCCGCTGCAAGGTGATGATTATCTGA
- a CDS encoding Haloacid dehalogenase-like hydrolase (HAD) superfamily protein (Haloacid dehalogenase-like hydrolase (HAD) superfamily protein; FUNCTIONS IN: hydrolase activity, catalytic activity, phosphoglycolate phosphatase activity; INVOLVED IN: metabolic process; LOCATED IN: endomembrane system; EXPRESSED IN: 21 plant structures; EXPRESSED DURING: 13 growth stages; CONTAINS InterPro DOMAIN/s: Haloacid dehalogenase-like hydrolase (InterPro:IPR005834), HAD-superfamily hydrolase, subfamily IA, REG-2-like (InterPro:IPR011949), HAD-superfamily hydrolase, subfamily IA, variant 1 (InterPro:IPR006439); Has 35333 Blast hits to 34131 proteins in 2444 species: Archae - 798; Bacteria - 22429; Metazoa - 974; Fungi - 991; Plants - 531; Viruses - 0; Other Eukaryotes - 9610 (source: NCBI BLink).) yields MAVSLLSKLRCITVDVTGTLIAYKGELGDYYCMAAKAIGLPCPDYKRVHEGFKLAYTDMAQKYPCFGFHAKMPNIVWWKTCVRDSFVKAGYEYDEETFEKIFRRIYSTFGSAAPYSVFQDSQPFLRWARRKGLIVGLVSNAEYRYQEVILPSFGLSKAEWDFGVFSGIEGIEKPDPRIFTLALERAGNNIAPEEVLHIGDSMRKDYVPAKSIGMHALLVDRFKTEAAKDWIEAGAIVLPDLVAVQQLLESDKLKC; encoded by the exons ATGGCGGTGTCGCTTTTATCGAAACTACGGTGTATAACAGTAGATGTTACTGGTACACTTATAGCTTACAAAGGAGAGCTTGGTGATTACTATTGTATGGCTGCTAAAGCCATTGGTTTGCCTTGTCCTGATTATAAACGAGTTCATGAAGGTTTTAAACTAGCTTATACAGATATGGCACAAAAGTATCCTTGTTTCGGTTTCCATGCCAAAATGCCAAACATTGTTTGGTGGAAAACTTGTGTGAGAGATTCATTTGTCAAg GCAGGATATGAGTATGATGAGGAGACATTTGAGAAGATATTTAGGAGAATCTATTCGACGTTTGGTTCTGCTGCACCTTACTCTGTGTTTCAAGATTCTCAACCGTTTTTAAGATGGGCACGCAGGAAAGGTCTTATAGTCGGACTTGTTAGCAATGCGGAATACCGATATCAAGAAGTTATTTTACCTTCCTTCGGTTTGAGCAAG GCAGAGTGGGATTTTGGTGTATTCTCTGGAATTGAAGGGATAGAGAAACCAGATCCGAGGATTTTTACGCTCGCGCTAGAGAGAGCCGGGAATAATATTGCGCCTGAAGAGGTTTTGCATATTGGAGACAGCATGCGCAAAGATTATGTTCCAGCAAAGAGTATTGGGATGCATGCTTTGTTGGTTGATAGGTTTAAGACGGAAGCTGCTAAAGACTGGATAGAAGCTGGAGCCATTGTGCTTCCAGATTTGGTTGCTGTTCAACAACTTTTGGAGTCTGATAAGTTGAAATGTTAA
- the POLH gene encoding Y-family DNA polymerase H (Y-family DNA polymerase H (POLH); CONTAINS InterPro DOMAIN/s: DNA polymerase eta (InterPro:IPR017061), DNA-repair protein, UmuC-like (InterPro:IPR001126), DNA-repair protein, UmuC-like, N-terminal (InterPro:IPR017963); BEST Arabidopsis thaliana protein match is: DNA-directed DNA polymerases (TAIR:AT5G44750.1); Has 8088 Blast hits to 8015 proteins in 2292 species: Archae - 210; Bacteria - 5635; Metazoa - 500; Fungi - 401; Plants - 163; Viruses - 3; Other Eukaryotes - 1176 (source: NCBI BLink).), translated as MPVARPEASDARVIAHVDMDCFYVQVEQRKQPELRGLPSAVVQYNEWQGGGLIAVSYEARKCGVKRSMRGDEAKAACPQIQLVQVPVARGKADLNLYRSAGSEVVSILAKSGKCERASIDEVYLDLTDAAESMLADAPPESLELIDEEVLKSHILGMNREDGDDFKESVRNWICREDADRRDKLLSCGIIIVAELRKQVLKETEFTCSAGIAHNKMLAKLASGMNKPAQQTVVPYAAVQELLSSLPIKKMKQLGGKLGTSLQTDLGVDTVGDLLQFSETKLQEHYGVNTGTWLWNIARGISGEEVQGRLLPKSHGSGKTFPGPRALKSLSTVQHWLNQLSEELSERLGSDLEQNKRIASTLTLHASAFRSKDSDSHKKFPSKSCPMRYGVTKIQEDAFNLFQAALREYMGSFGIKPQGNKLETWRITGLSVSASKIVDIPSGTSSIMRYFQSQPTVPSRSADGCVQGNVAMTASASEGCSEQRSTETQAAMPEVDTGVTYTLPNFENQDKDIDLVSEKDVVSCPSNEATDVSTQSESNKGTQTKKIGRKMNNSKEKNRGMPSIVDIFKNYNATPPSKQETQEDSTVSSASKRAKLSSSSHNSQVNQEVEESRETDWGYKTDEIDQSVFDELPVEIQRELRSFLRTNKQFNTGKSKGDGSTSSIAHYFPPLNR; from the exons ATGCCGGTAGCGAGACCGGAAGCATCGGATGCTAGAGTTATCGCTCATGTCGACATGGATTGCTTCTACGTTCAAG TGGAGCAGAGGAAGCAACCGGAGTTGCGAGGACTGCCTAGTGCAGTTGTACAGTACAATGAATGGCAAGGTGGTGGTTTGATTGCTGTTAGTTACGAAGCACGTAAATGTGGCGTAAAGCG GTCGATGAGAGGTGATGAGGCTAAAGCTGCTTGTCCTCAGATTCAATTGGTTCAAGTTCCTGTGGCTCGTGGTAAAGCTGACCTTAATTTATATCGCAGTGCCGGTTCTGAG GTGGTTTCGATTCTAGCAAAAAGCGGAAAATGTGAGAGGGCTTCGATTGATGAAGTGTATCTTGACCTCACTGATGCAGCAGAAAGCATGCTTGCTGATGCACCTCCAGAGAGTTTGGAATTGATAGATGAGGAAGTTCTTAAATCCCATATTCTTGGAATGAACAGAGAG GATGGAGATGATTTCAAGGAGAGTGTCCGCAATTGGATTTGTCGAGAAGATGCTGATCGACGTGATAAGTTATTAAGTTGTGGAATTATCATTGTTGCAGAACTCCGGAAACAGGTGCTTAAGGAGACTGAGTTTACTTGTTCTGCTGGCATAGCCCATAACAAG ATGCTAGCCAAACTTGCTAGTGGAATGAACAAACCTGCGCAGCAGACAGTTGTACCATATGCAGCTGTACAGGAATTACTAAGTTCCTTGccaataaagaaaat GAAACAACTGGGAGGAAAGCTGGGCACTAGCTTGCAAACTGACTTGGGAGTTGACACAGTAGGGGACTTGCTGCAATTTTCTGAAACGAAGCTACAAGAACATTACGGAGTAAATACTGG TACTTGGTTATGGAATATAGCAAGAGGGATCAGTGGAGAAGAAGTGCAAGGTCGCCTTCTCCCCAAAAGTCATGGTTCTGGAAAGACATTTCCCGGACCTCGTGCTTTGAAGTCACTCTCAACT GTTCAGCATTGGCTGAATCAGCTTTCCGAGGAACTAAGCGAGCGCCTCGGTTCTGACTTGGAGCAGAATAAGCGGATTGCAAGCACCCTTACCCTTCATGCTAGCGCTTTCAGA TCAAAGGATTCAGATTCTCATAAGAAATTTCCTTCAAAATCATGTCCTATGAGATATGGAGTAACCAAGATCCAAGAAGATGCCTTTAACTTGTTCCAAGCTGCCTTACGTGAGTACATGGGATCCTTCGGGATCAAACCTCAAGGAAATAAGCTAGAGACATGGAGGATAACAGGTCTTTCTGTTTCAGCGAGTAAAATTGTTGATATACCATCT GGAACAAGCTCGATCATGAGATATTTTCAAAGTCAACCTACTGTTCCTTCTCGTTCAGCAGATGGTTGTGTTCAAGGAAATGTAGCGATGACTGCTTCAG CTAGCGAAGGATGTTCAGAACAGAGGTCAACAGAAACTCAAGCAGCAATGCCTGAAGTAGACACCGGTGTAACTTATACTTTGcctaattttgaaaaccaagATAAAGACATTGATCTAGTCTCCGAAAAG GATGTTGTCTCTTGTCCATCAAACGAAGCAACGGATGTTTCTACCCaatcagaatcaaacaaaGGCACACAGACAAAGAAAATTGGGCGGAAGATGAACAACTCGAAAGAAAAGAATCGG GGAATGCCTTCAATTGTCGATATCTTTAAGAATTACAATGCAACACCTCCATCAAAACAAGAGACTCAAGAAGATTCCACAGTGTCATCAGCCAGTAAAAGAGCAAAGTTAAGTAGCAGCAGCCATAATAGTCAAGTGAATCAAGAGGTAGAAGAGAGTAGAGAAACAGATTGGGGATATAAGACTGATGAAATCGATCAGTCAGTTTTCGATGAATTACCGGTTGAGATTCAACGAGAACTCAGGAGTTTCCTACGCACCAATAAGCAGTTTAACACCGGTAAAAGCAAAGGTGATGGTTCTACTTCAAGCATTGCTCATTATTTTCCACCATTGAATAGATAG
- the POLH gene encoding Y-family DNA polymerase H, producing MRGDEAKAACPQIQLVQVPVARGKADLNLYRSAGSEVVSILAKSGKCERASIDEVYLDLTDAAESMLADAPPESLELIDEEVLKSHILGMNREDGDDFKESVRNWICREDADRRDKLLSCGIIIVAELRKQVLKETEFTCSAGIAHNKMLAKLASGMNKPAQQTVVPYAAVQELLSSLPIKKMKQLGGKLGTSLQTDLGVDTVGDLLQFSETKLQEHYGVNTGTWLWNIARGISGEEVQGRLLPKSHGSGKTFPGPRALKSLSTVQHWLNQLSEELSERLGSDLEQNKRIASTLTLHASAFRSKDSDSHKKFPSKSCPMRYGVTKIQEDAFNLFQAALREYMGSFGIKPQGNKLETWRITGLSVSASKIVDIPSGTSSIMRYFQSQPTVPSRSADGCVQGNVAMTASASEGCSEQRSTETQAAMPEVDTGVTYTLPNFENQDKDIDLVSEKDVVSCPSNEATDVSTQSESNKGTQTKKIGRKMNNSKEKNRGMPSIVDIFKNYNATPPSKQETQEDSTVSSASKRAKLSSSSHNSQVNQEVEESRETDWGYKTDEIDQSVFDELPVEIQRELRSFLRTNKQFNTGKSKGDGSTSSIAHYFPPLNR from the exons ATGAGAGGTGATGAGGCTAAAGCTGCTTGTCCTCAGATTCAATTGGTTCAAGTTCCTGTGGCTCGTGGTAAAGCTGACCTTAATTTATATCGCAGTGCCGGTTCTGAG GTGGTTTCGATTCTAGCAAAAAGCGGAAAATGTGAGAGGGCTTCGATTGATGAAGTGTATCTTGACCTCACTGATGCAGCAGAAAGCATGCTTGCTGATGCACCTCCAGAGAGTTTGGAATTGATAGATGAGGAAGTTCTTAAATCCCATATTCTTGGAATGAACAGAGAG GATGGAGATGATTTCAAGGAGAGTGTCCGCAATTGGATTTGTCGAGAAGATGCTGATCGACGTGATAAGTTATTAAGTTGTGGAATTATCATTGTTGCAGAACTCCGGAAACAGGTGCTTAAGGAGACTGAGTTTACTTGTTCTGCTGGCATAGCCCATAACAAG ATGCTAGCCAAACTTGCTAGTGGAATGAACAAACCTGCGCAGCAGACAGTTGTACCATATGCAGCTGTACAGGAATTACTAAGTTCCTTGccaataaagaaaat GAAACAACTGGGAGGAAAGCTGGGCACTAGCTTGCAAACTGACTTGGGAGTTGACACAGTAGGGGACTTGCTGCAATTTTCTGAAACGAAGCTACAAGAACATTACGGAGTAAATACTGG TACTTGGTTATGGAATATAGCAAGAGGGATCAGTGGAGAAGAAGTGCAAGGTCGCCTTCTCCCCAAAAGTCATGGTTCTGGAAAGACATTTCCCGGACCTCGTGCTTTGAAGTCACTCTCAACT GTTCAGCATTGGCTGAATCAGCTTTCCGAGGAACTAAGCGAGCGCCTCGGTTCTGACTTGGAGCAGAATAAGCGGATTGCAAGCACCCTTACCCTTCATGCTAGCGCTTTCAGA TCAAAGGATTCAGATTCTCATAAGAAATTTCCTTCAAAATCATGTCCTATGAGATATGGAGTAACCAAGATCCAAGAAGATGCCTTTAACTTGTTCCAAGCTGCCTTACGTGAGTACATGGGATCCTTCGGGATCAAACCTCAAGGAAATAAGCTAGAGACATGGAGGATAACAGGTCTTTCTGTTTCAGCGAGTAAAATTGTTGATATACCATCT GGAACAAGCTCGATCATGAGATATTTTCAAAGTCAACCTACTGTTCCTTCTCGTTCAGCAGATGGTTGTGTTCAAGGAAATGTAGCGATGACTGCTTCAG CTAGCGAAGGATGTTCAGAACAGAGGTCAACAGAAACTCAAGCAGCAATGCCTGAAGTAGACACCGGTGTAACTTATACTTTGcctaattttgaaaaccaagATAAAGACATTGATCTAGTCTCCGAAAAG GATGTTGTCTCTTGTCCATCAAACGAAGCAACGGATGTTTCTACCCaatcagaatcaaacaaaGGCACACAGACAAAGAAAATTGGGCGGAAGATGAACAACTCGAAAGAAAAGAATCGG GGAATGCCTTCAATTGTCGATATCTTTAAGAATTACAATGCAACACCTCCATCAAAACAAGAGACTCAAGAAGATTCCACAGTGTCATCAGCCAGTAAAAGAGCAAAGTTAAGTAGCAGCAGCCATAATAGTCAAGTGAATCAAGAGGTAGAAGAGAGTAGAGAAACAGATTGGGGATATAAGACTGATGAAATCGATCAGTCAGTTTTCGATGAATTACCGGTTGAGATTCAACGAGAACTCAGGAGTTTCCTACGCACCAATAAGCAGTTTAACACCGGTAAAAGCAAAGGTGATGGTTCTACTTCAAGCATTGCTCATTATTTTCCACCATTGAATAGATAG
- the POLH gene encoding Y-family DNA polymerase H (Y-family DNA polymerase H (POLH); FUNCTIONS IN: DNA-directed DNA polymerase activity; INVOLVED IN: DNA repair, response to UV-B, error-prone translesion synthesis; LOCATED IN: endomembrane system; EXPRESSED IN: 12 plant structures; EXPRESSED DURING: F mature embryo stage, petal differentiation and expansion stage, E expanded cotyledon stage, D bilateral stage; CONTAINS InterPro DOMAIN/s: DNA polymerase eta (InterPro:IPR017061), DNA-repair protein, UmuC-like (InterPro:IPR001126), DNA-repair protein, UmuC-like, N-terminal (InterPro:IPR017963); BEST Arabidopsis thaliana protein match is: DNA-directed DNA polymerases (TAIR:AT5G44750.1); Has 6919 Blast hits to 6912 proteins in 2220 species: Archae - 208; Bacteria - 5107; Metazoa - 464; Fungi - 358; Plants - 146; Viruses - 3; Other Eukaryotes - 633 (source: NCBI BLink).), which yields MRLKLLVLRFNWFKFLWLVVVSILAKSGKCERASIDEVYLDLTDAAESMLADAPPESLELIDEEVLKSHILGMNREDGDDFKESVRNWICREDADRRDKLLSCGIIIVAELRKQVLKETEFTCSAGIAHNKMLAKLASGMNKPAQQTVVPYAAVQELLSSLPIKKMKQLGGKLGTSLQTDLGVDTVGDLLQFSETKLQEHYGVNTGTWLWNIARGISGEEVQGRLLPKSHGSGKTFPGPRALKSLSTVQHWLNQLSEELSERLGSDLEQNKRIASTLTLHASAFRSKDSDSHKKFPSKSCPMRYGVTKIQEDAFNLFQAALREYMGSFGIKPQGNKLETWRITGLSVSASKIVDIPSGTSSIMRYFQSQPTVPSRSADGCVQGNVAMTASASEGCSEQRSTETQAAMPEVDTGVTYTLPNFENQDKDIDLVSEKDVVSCPSNEATDVSTQSESNKGTQTKKIGRKMNNSKEKNRGMPSIVDIFKNYNATPPSKQETQEDSTVSSASKRAKLSSSSHNSQVNQEVEESRETDWGYKTDEIDQSVFDELPVEIQRELRSFLRTNKQFNTGKSKGDGSTSSIAHYFPPLNR from the exons ATGAGGCTAAAGCTGCTTGTCCTCAGATTCAATTGGTTCAAGTTCCTGTGGCTCGTG GTGGTTTCGATTCTAGCAAAAAGCGGAAAATGTGAGAGGGCTTCGATTGATGAAGTGTATCTTGACCTCACTGATGCAGCAGAAAGCATGCTTGCTGATGCACCTCCAGAGAGTTTGGAATTGATAGATGAGGAAGTTCTTAAATCCCATATTCTTGGAATGAACAGAGAG GATGGAGATGATTTCAAGGAGAGTGTCCGCAATTGGATTTGTCGAGAAGATGCTGATCGACGTGATAAGTTATTAAGTTGTGGAATTATCATTGTTGCAGAACTCCGGAAACAGGTGCTTAAGGAGACTGAGTTTACTTGTTCTGCTGGCATAGCCCATAACAAG ATGCTAGCCAAACTTGCTAGTGGAATGAACAAACCTGCGCAGCAGACAGTTGTACCATATGCAGCTGTACAGGAATTACTAAGTTCCTTGccaataaagaaaat GAAACAACTGGGAGGAAAGCTGGGCACTAGCTTGCAAACTGACTTGGGAGTTGACACAGTAGGGGACTTGCTGCAATTTTCTGAAACGAAGCTACAAGAACATTACGGAGTAAATACTGG TACTTGGTTATGGAATATAGCAAGAGGGATCAGTGGAGAAGAAGTGCAAGGTCGCCTTCTCCCCAAAAGTCATGGTTCTGGAAAGACATTTCCCGGACCTCGTGCTTTGAAGTCACTCTCAACT GTTCAGCATTGGCTGAATCAGCTTTCCGAGGAACTAAGCGAGCGCCTCGGTTCTGACTTGGAGCAGAATAAGCGGATTGCAAGCACCCTTACCCTTCATGCTAGCGCTTTCAGA TCAAAGGATTCAGATTCTCATAAGAAATTTCCTTCAAAATCATGTCCTATGAGATATGGAGTAACCAAGATCCAAGAAGATGCCTTTAACTTGTTCCAAGCTGCCTTACGTGAGTACATGGGATCCTTCGGGATCAAACCTCAAGGAAATAAGCTAGAGACATGGAGGATAACAGGTCTTTCTGTTTCAGCGAGTAAAATTGTTGATATACCATCT GGAACAAGCTCGATCATGAGATATTTTCAAAGTCAACCTACTGTTCCTTCTCGTTCAGCAGATGGTTGTGTTCAAGGAAATGTAGCGATGACTGCTTCAG CTAGCGAAGGATGTTCAGAACAGAGGTCAACAGAAACTCAAGCAGCAATGCCTGAAGTAGACACCGGTGTAACTTATACTTTGcctaattttgaaaaccaagATAAAGACATTGATCTAGTCTCCGAAAAG GATGTTGTCTCTTGTCCATCAAACGAAGCAACGGATGTTTCTACCCaatcagaatcaaacaaaGGCACACAGACAAAGAAAATTGGGCGGAAGATGAACAACTCGAAAGAAAAGAATCGG GGAATGCCTTCAATTGTCGATATCTTTAAGAATTACAATGCAACACCTCCATCAAAACAAGAGACTCAAGAAGATTCCACAGTGTCATCAGCCAGTAAAAGAGCAAAGTTAAGTAGCAGCAGCCATAATAGTCAAGTGAATCAAGAGGTAGAAGAGAGTAGAGAAACAGATTGGGGATATAAGACTGATGAAATCGATCAGTCAGTTTTCGATGAATTACCGGTTGAGATTCAACGAGAACTCAGGAGTTTCCTACGCACCAATAAGCAGTTTAACACCGGTAAAAGCAAAGGTGATGGTTCTACTTCAAGCATTGCTCATTATTTTCCACCATTGAATAGATAG